In Streptomyces dangxiongensis, one DNA window encodes the following:
- a CDS encoding sacsin N-terminal ATP-binding-like domain-containing protein — translation MSKFVRPAAEGADPFGTARLRRGVLDAWATSPARFREDANAEEDLVLGGYRDRLVVELAQNAADAAARADVPGRLRLTLRDGVLVAANTGAALDAGGVESLSTLRASAKRDAGNTHGAVGRFGVGFAAVLAVTDEPAIVGRHGGVRWSLAEARELAAGTARHSPGLGDEVRRRDGHVPLLRLPFAAEGTAPDPYDTAVILPLRDAAAAGLAERLLDAVDDALLLALPGLEEVVIEVEDAPARTLRRHVRDAVTVVEDSREGATAWRTASAHGPLTPDLLADRPVEERLRPHWSVTWAVPADEQGRPVPPRTSAVLHAPTPSDEPLGVPALLIASFPLDTTRRHAAPGPLTDFLVQRAADVYTELLAGWRPVTDGIIGLVPGPLGRGELDGALRQAVLQRLPRTAFLPPAVETGGDEELPEALRPRDAEVVEGAGSGTVRVLAEVLPTLLPAGLERRTELRTLGVARLPLADAVDRLAGLEKDPDWWWRLYDSLAGVDPDRLSGLPVPLADGRTAVGPRQVLLPTPDAAPVDPDVLGRLGLKVAHEDAAHPLLEKLGALPASPRAVLTTPQVRAAVAGSLDEGGGIGWEEDAPDAEELAETVLALVRDAGLEPGDEPWLGALALPDEDGELAPAGELVLPGSPFARVIRDGELAAVDAGLAERWGEQPLAACGVLADFALVRATDVVLDPDELEPRESDYAEPDDAGLLDAVDVWCEDILDRFPDSPVPPVATELVAVRDLDLVDDAHWPEALALLARPPLRDALTQPVRILLPDGTHEAVRPYTAWWLRGHPVLDGRRPAGLLAAGGDPLLRGLYDEADATGFEDEQVLRALGVRTSLGALLDEPGGAAELLDRLADPDRPVTAAQLHGLYGALAELDPEQVTLPDELRAVVGGRVEVVDAGAAVVVDSPDLLPFTAGVPLLPVRPARAAELAELLQVRRLSESVTGEVHSEGTEHEVPRPVRVLLGPRTPGTYVEHGELVVDGVGIDWRLTHDGVLHAATLEGVAAGLAWAADQWPRRFEVAALLLEDPSRTEELARDRWFD, via the coding sequence GTGAGCAAGTTCGTGCGGCCTGCGGCCGAGGGCGCCGACCCCTTCGGCACCGCCCGTCTGCGCCGCGGCGTTCTCGACGCCTGGGCCACCAGCCCCGCCCGGTTCCGTGAGGACGCCAACGCCGAGGAGGACCTCGTCCTGGGCGGCTACCGCGACCGGCTCGTGGTGGAGCTGGCCCAGAACGCCGCCGACGCCGCCGCCCGGGCGGACGTACCGGGGCGGCTGCGCCTCACCCTCCGCGACGGCGTGCTGGTGGCCGCGAACACCGGCGCGGCCCTGGACGCGGGCGGTGTCGAGTCGCTGTCCACGCTGCGGGCCTCCGCGAAGCGGGACGCCGGGAACACGCACGGCGCCGTCGGCCGGTTCGGCGTCGGTTTCGCCGCCGTCCTCGCGGTGACGGACGAACCCGCGATCGTGGGACGGCACGGCGGGGTGCGCTGGTCCCTCGCCGAGGCGCGGGAACTGGCCGCCGGCACCGCCCGGCACAGTCCGGGACTCGGTGACGAGGTGCGGCGCCGCGACGGACACGTGCCCCTGCTGCGGCTGCCGTTCGCCGCCGAGGGCACGGCCCCGGACCCGTACGACACCGCCGTCATCCTGCCGCTGCGGGACGCCGCCGCGGCCGGTCTCGCCGAGCGGCTGCTCGACGCCGTCGACGACGCGCTGCTCCTCGCCCTGCCGGGCCTGGAAGAGGTCGTGATCGAGGTCGAGGACGCGCCGGCCCGGACCCTGCGCCGGCACGTGCGGGACGCCGTCACCGTCGTGGAGGACTCCCGGGAGGGCGCGACGGCGTGGCGGACCGCGTCCGCGCACGGCCCGCTCACCCCCGACCTGCTCGCCGACCGGCCCGTGGAGGAGCGGCTGCGGCCCCACTGGTCGGTGACCTGGGCGGTGCCCGCCGACGAGCAGGGGCGGCCGGTGCCGCCCCGCACGAGCGCCGTCCTGCACGCGCCGACCCCCAGCGACGAGCCCCTGGGCGTGCCCGCCCTGCTCATCGCCTCCTTCCCCCTCGACACCACCCGCCGGCACGCGGCACCCGGCCCCCTCACCGACTTCCTGGTGCAGCGCGCGGCCGACGTCTACACCGAACTCCTCGCCGGGTGGCGGCCGGTGACGGACGGGATCATCGGCCTCGTGCCCGGGCCGCTGGGCCGGGGCGAGCTGGACGGGGCGCTGCGGCAGGCGGTCCTTCAGCGGCTGCCGCGGACCGCCTTCCTGCCGCCGGCCGTGGAGACGGGCGGCGACGAGGAGCTGCCCGAGGCCCTGCGGCCCCGGGACGCCGAGGTCGTGGAGGGCGCCGGGTCCGGCACCGTACGCGTCCTCGCCGAGGTGCTGCCCACGCTGCTGCCCGCCGGGCTGGAGCGGCGCACCGAGCTGCGCACCCTCGGCGTGGCCCGGCTGCCGCTCGCCGACGCCGTCGACCGGCTCGCCGGGCTGGAGAAGGACCCCGACTGGTGGTGGCGGCTCTACGACAGCCTCGCCGGGGTCGACCCCGACCGGCTCTCCGGGCTGCCGGTGCCGCTCGCGGACGGCCGTACGGCCGTCGGACCCCGGCAGGTCCTCCTGCCCACCCCCGACGCCGCCCCCGTCGACCCGGACGTCCTCGGCCGGCTCGGGCTGAAGGTCGCCCACGAGGACGCCGCGCACCCGCTGCTGGAGAAGCTGGGCGCGCTGCCCGCGTCGCCGCGCGCGGTGCTGACCACCCCGCAGGTGCGGGCCGCCGTGGCCGGCTCCCTGGACGAGGGCGGCGGGATCGGCTGGGAGGAGGACGCGCCGGACGCCGAGGAACTGGCCGAGACCGTCCTCGCCCTGGTCCGGGACGCCGGGCTGGAGCCGGGCGACGAACCCTGGCTGGGCGCCCTCGCACTGCCCGACGAGGACGGTGAACTCGCGCCCGCCGGTGAACTCGTCCTCCCCGGCAGCCCGTTCGCCCGGGTGATCCGGGACGGTGAACTGGCCGCCGTGGACGCCGGCCTGGCCGAGCGGTGGGGTGAGCAGCCGCTGGCCGCCTGCGGGGTGCTCGCCGACTTCGCGCTCGTCCGCGCCACCGACGTCGTCCTCGACCCGGACGAACTGGAGCCCCGCGAAAGCGACTACGCCGAACCCGACGACGCCGGCCTGCTGGACGCCGTCGACGTGTGGTGCGAGGACATCCTCGACCGGTTCCCGGACAGCCCGGTGCCGCCGGTCGCCACCGAACTCGTCGCCGTCCGCGATCTGGACCTGGTGGACGACGCCCACTGGCCCGAGGCGCTGGCCCTGCTGGCCCGGCCGCCGCTGCGGGACGCCCTGACCCAGCCGGTGCGGATCCTGCTGCCCGACGGCACCCACGAGGCCGTACGGCCGTACACCGCCTGGTGGCTGCGCGGGCACCCCGTCCTGGACGGGCGGCGCCCGGCCGGTCTCCTCGCCGCCGGCGGGGACCCGCTGCTGCGCGGCCTGTACGACGAGGCCGACGCCACCGGGTTCGAGGACGAGCAGGTGCTGCGGGCGCTCGGCGTGCGCACCTCCCTCGGCGCGCTGCTGGACGAACCCGGCGGTGCCGCCGAACTGCTCGACCGGCTCGCCGACCCGGACCGCCCGGTCACGGCCGCCCAACTGCACGGCCTGTACGGGGCGCTGGCGGAACTCGACCCCGAGCAGGTGACGCTGCCCGACGAGCTGCGGGCCGTGGTCGGCGGGCGGGTGGAGGTCGTGGACGCCGGGGCGGCCGTCGTGGTCGACTCCCCGGACCTGCTGCCGTTCACCGCCGGGGTGCCGCTGCTGCCGGTCCGGCCCGCGCGGGCCGCCGAGCTGGCCGAGCTGCTCCAGGTGCGACGCCTGAGCGAGTCCGTCACCGGGGAGGTGCACTCGGAGGGAACCGAGCACGAGGTGCCCCGCCCGGTGCGGGTGCTGCTCGGGCCGCGTACGCCCGGCACGTACGTCGAGCACGGCGAACTCGTCGTGGACGGCGTCGGGATCGACTGGCGCCTCACCCACGACGGCGTGCTGCACGCGGCCACCCTGGAGGGCGTCGCCGCGGGCCTGGCGTGGGCGGCGGATCAGTGGCCGCGGCGGTTCGAGGTGGCAGCGCTGCTGCTGGAGGACCCGTCGCGGACGGAGGAACTGGCGCGGGACCGGTGGTTCGACTGA
- a CDS encoding MarR family winged helix-turn-helix transcriptional regulator — protein MPDLTHGDDAAAVNALRSAVMRLSRRLKHQRVDESLSPTEMSVLGTLARCGSATPGELARKEHVQPPSMTRIVALLEAKGLVRLEPHPEDRRQKVVTQTEQAEAMLEESRRKRNAFLAGLVEGLAEDEWVALRTAAPVLEKLAHL, from the coding sequence ATGCCGGATCTTACCCATGGCGACGACGCTGCCGCCGTGAACGCCCTCCGCTCCGCCGTCATGCGGCTGTCCCGTCGGCTCAAGCACCAACGGGTCGACGAGTCGCTGAGCCCCACCGAGATGTCGGTGCTCGGCACCCTCGCCCGCTGCGGCTCGGCCACCCCGGGCGAGCTGGCCCGCAAGGAGCACGTCCAGCCGCCGTCGATGACCCGCATCGTCGCGCTGCTGGAGGCCAAGGGCCTGGTCCGGCTGGAGCCGCACCCCGAGGACCGGCGGCAGAAGGTCGTCACCCAGACCGAGCAGGCCGAGGCCATGCTCGAGGAGAGCCGCCGCAAGCGCAACGCGTTCCTGGCAGGCCTGGTCGAGGGACTCGCCGAGGACGAGTGGGTCGCCCTGCGCACCGCCGCCCCCGTGCTGGAGAAGCTCGCACATCTGTAA
- a CDS encoding DUF2530 domain-containing protein, translated as MAKWTPQHEAPEPLEGPVVATITGVTIVWFVLFLVQLPFYGWFQDHGHLWWLWTCLAGGGLGLIGVWYVRRRDAALKRAAAPRPAPAE; from the coding sequence ATGGCCAAGTGGACCCCTCAGCACGAAGCGCCGGAGCCCCTGGAGGGCCCCGTGGTCGCCACCATCACCGGCGTCACGATCGTGTGGTTCGTGCTCTTCCTCGTCCAGTTGCCCTTCTACGGCTGGTTCCAGGACCACGGGCACCTGTGGTGGCTGTGGACGTGTCTGGCGGGCGGCGGTCTGGGCCTGATCGGCGTCTGGTACGTGCGCAGGCGGGACGCCGCGCTCAAGCGGGCCGCCGCGCCGCGGCCCGCGCCCGCCGAGTAG
- a CDS encoding ribbon-helix-helix protein, CopG family has product MGTSVLSLRMDRELLERLRHHAAKRGMSVQDYVVRTLIRGDFDERFRAAVEETERFYGVT; this is encoded by the coding sequence ATGGGGACCAGTGTGCTCAGCCTGCGGATGGACAGGGAGCTGCTCGAGCGGCTCCGGCACCACGCGGCGAAAAGAGGAATGAGCGTCCAGGACTATGTCGTCCGGACGCTCATTCGCGGTGACTTCGACGAGCGGTTCCGGGCCGCCGTCGAGGAGACGGAGAGGTTCTACGGGGTCACGTGA
- a CDS encoding MFS transporter: MSTGSGTPSAPAPTATTTPAPRTTSMFSSLKIRNYRLFFLGQVVSNTGTWMQRIAQDWLVLGLTGSSAAVGITTALQFLPMLLFGLYGGVLVDRLPKRPTLLGTQSAMAVTGLVLAALTLSGHVQVWHVYVAAFAVGLATVLDNPARQSFVSEMVGPDQLQNAVSLNSANFQSARLVGPAVAGLMITGVGTGWAFLANGLSFAAPLAGLLLMRARELHVVERAPRGKGQLREGLDYVAKRPELIWPIVLVGFIGTFGFNFPVWLSAYADDVFHAGAGAYSLFNTLMAVGSLVGALLAARRGTARLRVLIAAALAFGTLETVASVAPQYWLFALLMVPIGICGLTVNVTANTAVQMATDPAMRGRVMALFMMVFMGGTPLGAPVVGWITDTYGARIGFAAGGVVSAVAAGAVGLVLARVGGLRLSVGWHHGHPRVRFVPREPERLATAA; encoded by the coding sequence TTGAGTACGGGATCGGGAACACCTTCCGCCCCCGCACCGACCGCCACTACTACCCCAGCTCCCCGCACGACCTCGATGTTCAGCTCCCTGAAGATCCGGAACTACCGCCTCTTCTTCCTGGGCCAGGTCGTCTCCAACACGGGCACCTGGATGCAGCGCATCGCCCAGGACTGGCTGGTCCTCGGGCTCACCGGCTCCTCCGCGGCCGTCGGCATCACGACCGCCCTGCAGTTCCTGCCGATGCTGCTGTTCGGCCTCTACGGCGGCGTCCTCGTGGACCGCCTGCCCAAGCGGCCGACCCTGCTGGGCACCCAGTCCGCCATGGCCGTCACCGGTCTGGTCCTGGCCGCGCTGACCCTCTCCGGCCATGTCCAGGTGTGGCACGTCTACGTCGCCGCGTTCGCCGTCGGCCTCGCCACCGTGCTCGACAACCCGGCCCGCCAGTCCTTCGTCTCCGAGATGGTCGGCCCCGACCAGCTCCAGAACGCGGTCAGCCTGAACTCCGCGAACTTCCAGTCCGCCCGGCTCGTCGGGCCCGCCGTCGCCGGCCTGATGATCACCGGCGTGGGTACCGGCTGGGCGTTCCTCGCCAACGGCCTGTCCTTCGCCGCGCCCCTCGCCGGCCTGCTGCTGATGCGGGCCCGCGAGCTGCACGTGGTCGAGCGCGCGCCGCGCGGCAAGGGCCAGTTGCGGGAGGGCCTGGACTACGTCGCCAAGCGGCCGGAGCTGATCTGGCCGATCGTGCTGGTCGGCTTCATCGGCACGTTCGGCTTCAACTTCCCGGTGTGGCTGTCGGCCTACGCGGACGACGTCTTCCACGCCGGCGCGGGCGCCTACAGCCTCTTCAACACCCTGATGGCCGTCGGCTCCCTCGTCGGCGCCCTGCTGGCCGCCCGGCGCGGCACGGCCCGGCTGCGCGTCCTGATCGCCGCCGCGCTGGCCTTCGGCACGCTGGAGACGGTGGCCTCGGTCGCGCCCCAGTACTGGCTGTTCGCGCTGCTCATGGTCCCCATCGGCATCTGCGGCCTGACGGTGAACGTCACCGCGAACACGGCGGTCCAGATGGCCACCGACCCGGCCATGCGCGGCCGGGTGATGGCCCTGTTCATGATGGTCTTCATGGGCGGTACGCCGCTCGGCGCGCCGGTCGTCGGCTGGATCACCGACACCTACGGCGCCCGGATCGGCTTCGCGGCCGGCGGTGTGGTGTCGGCCGTCGCGGCCGGTGCCGTCGGACTGGTCCTGGCCCGCGTCGGCGGCCTGCGCCTGTCCGTGGGCTGGCACCACGGCCACCCCCGGGTCCGCTTCGTCCCGCGCGAGCCGGAACGGCTGGCCACGGCGGCGTGA
- a CDS encoding NCS2 family permease: MSTSAPAKVPTPEKPGGASGFGPLDRYFRISERGSSVAREVRGGFATFFAMAYIIVLNPIILGSAKDMYGHHLDNGQLVTATALTAAFSTLLMGVIGNVPIALAAGLGVNSVVALQLAPRMSWPDAMGMVVLAGFVVMLLVATGLRERVMNAVPFGLRKAIAIGIGLFIMLIGLVDSGFVTRMPDAAQTTVPLQLGTGGHLTGWPVLIFILGALLTFALIVRKVPGAILISIVGMTVLAVVINAVATIPSWGLTVPKWPGNPVSTPDFGLVGQVSLFGGFSKVGVLTGILFVFTVLLSCFFDAMGTIMGISDEAKLTDAQGYMPGINKVLFVDGLAVAAGGASSSSATTAFVESTAGVGEGARTGLANVVTGGLFAVALFLTPIATMVPSQAATPALVAVGFLILSNSIKEIDWADYTIAIPAFVTMLMMPFTYSITNGIGMGFITFTVLRLAAGRAREIPVAMYAVSAVFAFYYLMPALGLT, translated from the coding sequence ATGTCCACCTCGGCACCTGCCAAGGTCCCCACCCCCGAGAAGCCGGGCGGTGCGTCCGGCTTCGGTCCCCTCGACCGCTACTTCCGGATCTCCGAGCGCGGCAGCTCCGTCGCCCGTGAGGTCCGCGGTGGTTTCGCCACCTTCTTCGCGATGGCGTACATCATCGTGCTGAACCCGATCATCCTCGGCAGCGCGAAGGACATGTACGGGCACCACCTGGACAACGGCCAGTTGGTGACCGCCACCGCGCTGACGGCCGCGTTCAGCACGCTGCTGATGGGCGTCATCGGCAACGTGCCGATCGCGCTCGCCGCCGGCCTCGGCGTGAACTCCGTCGTCGCGCTCCAGCTCGCGCCCCGGATGTCCTGGCCGGACGCCATGGGCATGGTCGTCCTGGCCGGCTTCGTGGTCATGCTGCTGGTCGCCACCGGCCTGCGCGAGCGGGTCATGAACGCCGTGCCGTTCGGCCTGCGCAAGGCGATCGCGATCGGCATCGGCCTGTTCATCATGCTGATCGGCCTGGTCGACTCCGGGTTCGTCACCCGGATGCCGGACGCGGCCCAGACCACCGTCCCGCTCCAGCTCGGCACCGGCGGTCACCTCACCGGCTGGCCGGTGCTGATCTTCATCCTGGGCGCCCTGCTCACCTTCGCGCTCATCGTCCGCAAGGTGCCGGGCGCCATCCTGATCTCGATCGTCGGCATGACCGTCCTCGCGGTCGTCATCAACGCGGTCGCCACGATCCCGTCCTGGGGCCTGACCGTCCCGAAGTGGCCCGGCAACCCGGTCTCCACGCCCGACTTCGGCCTGGTCGGCCAGGTCAGCCTGTTCGGCGGGTTCTCCAAGGTCGGCGTGCTGACCGGCATCCTCTTCGTCTTCACGGTCCTGCTGTCGTGCTTCTTCGACGCGATGGGCACGATCATGGGCATCAGCGACGAGGCCAAGCTGACCGACGCCCAGGGCTACATGCCCGGCATCAACAAGGTCCTCTTCGTGGACGGCCTCGCGGTCGCCGCGGGCGGTGCCAGCTCCTCCTCGGCCACCACGGCCTTCGTGGAGTCCACGGCCGGCGTCGGCGAGGGCGCCCGCACGGGCCTGGCGAACGTCGTCACCGGCGGCCTGTTCGCCGTTGCGCTGTTCCTCACCCCGATCGCCACGATGGTCCCGTCCCAGGCGGCCACCCCCGCGCTGGTCGCGGTCGGCTTCCTGATCCTGTCGAACTCGATCAAGGAGATCGACTGGGCCGACTACACGATCGCGATCCCGGCGTTCGTGACCATGCTGATGATGCCGTTCACGTACTCGATCACGAACGGCATCGGCATGGGCTTCATCACCTTCACGGTGCTGCGGCTGGCCGCCGGGCGGGCCCGGGAGATCCCGGTGGCGATGTACGCCGTCTCGGCCGTCTTCGCGTTCTACTACCTGATGCCGGCCCTCGGCCTGACGTGA
- a CDS encoding HAD-IC family P-type ATPase: MTPIGAGAELDPVHPATPPAHRPGGLTGAEVAERVARGQVNDVPVRGSRSLREIVRANVLTRFNAIIGVLWLVMLCVAPVQDSLFGFVIIANTGIGIVQEWRAKQTLDSLAVIGEARPTVRRDGSAVEVGTDAIVLDDLVEIGPGDRVVVDGVCAEADGLEIDESLLTGEAEPVVKRPGDRVMSGSFVVAGGGAFTATRVGREAYAAQLAEEASRFTLVHSELRTGISTILGYVTWMMVPAALGLVVTQLVVKSDAPADAVARTVGGIVPMVPEGLVLLTSVAFAIGVIRLGRRQCLVQELPAIEGLARVDTVCLDKTGTLTEGGMNVTGLRPLDGADETYVRKVLGALGESDPRPNASLKAIIDACPDSDDWRCVESLPFSSARKYSGAAFSEGDGEISTWLLGAPDVLLDPAAPALAETGRLNEQGLRVLLLARANRDLDDAEPARGARPTALVVLEQRLRPDAAGTLRYFAEQGVRAKVVSGDNAVSVGAVAAKLGLEGTAVDARRLPGDRPALAEAVDANTVFGRVGPRRKRDMVGALQSRGHTVAMTGDGVNDVLALKDADIGVAMGSGSEATRAVAQIVLLDNSFATLPSVVAEGRRVIGNITRVATLFLVKTVYSVLLAVLVVCARVEYPFLPRHLTLLSTLTIGVPAFFLALAPNGERAQPHFVRRVMRYAVPGGVVAGGATFVTYLLARHHYTGPGALEAETSAATLTLFLISLWVLAIIARPYTWWRVALVAAMGVAFLLVLVVPALREFFALELVGVELPWTAAGAAVGAAVLLEFVWRWVGRRFGS; the protein is encoded by the coding sequence ATGACCCCCATAGGCGCGGGTGCGGAACTCGACCCCGTCCACCCCGCGACCCCGCCCGCGCACCGGCCGGGCGGGCTGACCGGGGCCGAGGTCGCGGAACGCGTCGCCCGGGGACAGGTCAACGACGTGCCGGTGCGCGGCAGTCGGTCGCTCCGGGAGATCGTCCGGGCGAACGTCCTCACCCGGTTCAACGCGATCATCGGCGTCCTCTGGCTGGTCATGCTGTGCGTCGCACCGGTCCAGGACAGCCTCTTCGGCTTCGTGATCATCGCCAACACCGGTATCGGCATCGTGCAGGAATGGCGGGCGAAGCAGACCCTGGACTCGCTCGCGGTGATCGGGGAGGCCCGGCCGACGGTACGGCGGGACGGGTCCGCCGTCGAGGTCGGCACCGACGCGATCGTCCTGGACGACCTCGTCGAGATCGGCCCCGGTGACCGGGTCGTGGTCGACGGGGTGTGCGCGGAGGCGGACGGTCTGGAGATCGACGAGTCGCTGCTCACCGGCGAGGCCGAGCCGGTCGTCAAGCGCCCCGGCGACCGGGTCATGTCCGGCAGCTTCGTCGTCGCCGGCGGTGGTGCCTTCACCGCGACCCGGGTCGGCCGCGAGGCCTACGCCGCCCAGCTCGCCGAGGAGGCGTCCCGGTTCACGCTCGTCCACTCCGAGCTGCGCACCGGCATCTCCACCATCCTCGGGTACGTCACCTGGATGATGGTCCCGGCGGCCCTCGGACTCGTCGTCACCCAGCTCGTCGTCAAGAGCGACGCCCCCGCGGACGCCGTCGCCCGCACGGTCGGCGGCATCGTGCCGATGGTCCCGGAGGGGCTGGTGCTGCTCACCTCCGTGGCCTTCGCGATCGGCGTCATCCGGCTGGGCCGCAGACAGTGCCTGGTGCAGGAGCTGCCGGCCATCGAGGGGCTGGCCCGCGTCGACACCGTCTGCCTGGACAAGACCGGCACGCTCACCGAGGGCGGCATGAACGTCACCGGGCTGCGGCCCCTGGACGGTGCGGACGAGACGTACGTGCGCAAGGTGCTCGGCGCGCTCGGCGAGTCCGACCCGCGTCCCAACGCCTCCCTCAAGGCGATCATCGACGCCTGTCCGGACAGCGACGACTGGCGGTGCGTGGAGTCGCTGCCGTTCTCCTCCGCCCGCAAGTACAGCGGGGCCGCGTTCAGCGAGGGCGACGGCGAGATCAGCACCTGGCTGCTGGGCGCCCCCGACGTCCTGCTCGACCCCGCCGCCCCGGCCCTGGCCGAGACCGGGCGGCTGAACGAGCAGGGGCTGCGGGTTCTGCTGCTGGCCCGGGCCAACCGCGACCTGGACGACGCCGAGCCGGCCCGGGGTGCCCGCCCCACCGCGCTGGTCGTGCTGGAACAGCGGCTGCGCCCCGACGCGGCCGGCACCCTGCGCTATTTCGCGGAGCAGGGCGTGCGCGCCAAGGTCGTCTCCGGGGACAACGCGGTGTCGGTCGGCGCGGTCGCCGCGAAACTGGGACTGGAGGGTACGGCGGTGGACGCGCGGCGGCTCCCCGGCGACCGGCCGGCCCTGGCCGAGGCCGTCGACGCGAACACCGTCTTCGGGCGGGTCGGCCCGCGGCGGAAACGGGACATGGTCGGCGCGCTCCAGTCACGCGGGCACACGGTCGCGATGACCGGGGACGGCGTGAACGACGTCCTGGCGCTGAAGGACGCGGACATCGGTGTCGCCATGGGCTCGGGTTCGGAGGCCACCCGGGCGGTGGCCCAGATCGTGCTGCTGGACAACAGCTTCGCGACCCTGCCCTCGGTGGTCGCCGAGGGCCGCCGGGTGATCGGCAACATCACGCGCGTGGCGACACTGTTCCTGGTCAAGACCGTCTACTCGGTACTGCTGGCGGTGCTGGTGGTGTGCGCGCGGGTGGAGTACCCGTTCCTGCCCCGGCATCTGACCCTGCTGTCCACGCTCACCATCGGCGTGCCGGCCTTCTTCCTCGCCCTGGCGCCCAACGGGGAGCGGGCACAGCCCCACTTCGTGCGCCGGGTGATGCGGTACGCGGTTCCCGGGGGCGTGGTGGCCGGCGGGGCGACCTTCGTGACGTACCTGCTCGCCCGCCACCACTACACCGGCCCGGGCGCCCTGGAGGCGGAGACCAGCGCGGCCACCCTGACCCTGTTCCTGATCTCCCTGTGGGTGCTCGCGATCATCGCGCGGCCCTACACCTGGTGGCGGGTGGCGCTGGTGGCGGCGATGGGCGTGGCGTTCCTGCTCGTCCTCGTGGTGCCGGCCCTGCGGGAATTCTTCGCGCTCGAACTGGTCGGCGTGGAGCTGCCGTGGACGGCGGCGGGGGCGGCGGTGGGGGCGGCGGTTCTGCTGGAGTTCGTCTGGAGATGGGTGGGCCGCCGGTTCGGGTCCTGA
- a CDS encoding GNAT family N-acetyltransferase encodes MPITIREGGPDDVPLILGMLDSSVEWLVSQGRTRQWGTEPWSGNPRAVAMVERYATLGRPYVAEVDGVPAATLTLTDAPSPYLEPADEPERYISLFASDRRFKGRGAGAALLAHAAQVTRREGVSLLRVDCYAGDDGKLVAYYERNGFIRTEPFTYGEDAWPGQVLARRVL; translated from the coding sequence ATGCCGATCACGATCCGCGAAGGCGGCCCCGACGACGTTCCCCTGATCCTGGGCATGCTGGACAGCTCCGTGGAGTGGCTGGTCTCACAGGGCCGTACCCGGCAGTGGGGCACCGAGCCCTGGTCGGGGAATCCCCGGGCCGTGGCCATGGTCGAGCGGTACGCCACCCTGGGCCGGCCGTACGTGGCCGAGGTGGACGGCGTCCCGGCCGCCACCCTCACCCTCACCGACGCCCCGAGCCCTTACCTGGAGCCCGCCGACGAACCCGAGCGGTACATCAGCCTGTTCGCCTCCGACCGCCGGTTCAAGGGGCGGGGCGCCGGGGCCGCCCTCCTCGCCCACGCGGCCCAGGTGACCCGGCGGGAGGGGGTCTCGCTGCTGCGGGTGGACTGCTACGCGGGCGACGACGGCAAGCTGGTCGCCTACTACGAGCGCAACGGCTTCATCCGGACCGAGCCCTTCACCTACGGCGAGGACGCGTGGCCGGGGCAGGTGCTGGCCCGGAGGGTCCTGTAG
- a CDS encoding calcium-binding protein — protein MRSLVQPFTMSPRHMCGVTRLSGSERGDNTCASESLRVSVAVVGGALALSALAVPAAQADGSQGDTKITKVVVDGDNKVSIGTSSAVTVKVSVTATDGSGIKGADEFDLYGPDNGYATTSKPTCAKVNTTTSTCTASVTIDPRTDYLTDKSAGTWYVDAWVDANDEDYSWKEKAGSFSFQRAAKLTVNAAPEPVTKGRTLTVTGALTRADWESLKYGGYGSQAVKLQYRKSGSSTYTTLKTVTADSKGNLKTTTTASADGYYRFSFAGSSTTAAVSAAGDFVDVK, from the coding sequence ATCCGATCACTAGTACAACCTTTCACTATGTCCCCACGTCACATGTGTGGAGTCACGCGACTCTCTGGATCTGAACGTGGGGACAACACATGCGCATCCGAGTCTCTCCGAGTCTCTGTCGCCGTCGTCGGCGGCGCTCTGGCCCTGTCCGCCCTCGCCGTGCCGGCCGCCCAGGCCGACGGCAGCCAGGGCGACACCAAGATCACCAAGGTGGTCGTGGACGGTGACAACAAGGTGTCGATCGGCACCTCCAGCGCGGTCACCGTCAAGGTCAGCGTGACCGCCACGGACGGCTCGGGGATCAAGGGCGCCGACGAGTTCGACCTCTACGGCCCCGACAACGGTTACGCGACGACGAGCAAGCCCACCTGCGCCAAGGTGAACACCACCACCTCCACCTGCACCGCCTCGGTGACGATCGACCCGAGGACGGACTACCTCACCGACAAGAGCGCCGGCACGTGGTACGTGGACGCGTGGGTCGACGCCAACGACGAGGACTACAGCTGGAAGGAGAAGGCCGGCTCCTTCTCCTTCCAGCGCGCCGCCAAGCTCACCGTCAACGCGGCCCCGGAGCCGGTGACGAAGGGCAGGACCCTCACCGTCACGGGCGCCCTCACCCGCGCCGACTGGGAGTCGCTGAAGTACGGCGGCTACGGCTCGCAGGCCGTCAAGCTCCAGTACCGCAAGAGCGGCTCCAGCACGTACACCACGCTCAAGACGGTCACGGCGGACTCCAAGGGCAACCTGAAGACCACCACCACCGCCTCGGCCGACGGCTACTACCGCTTCTCCTTCGCGGGCAGCTCGACCACCGCCGCGGTCAGCGCCGCCGGTGACTTCGTCGACGTGAAGTAG